The DNA window TGTCGAAGGGCATGGCCTCCGGGGCCTTCAGCCGAGGGTCCGCCGCCACCTTCTTGTTGATGCGGTTCCGCTCCGCGCGCGACTTGTAGAGAATCCAGGAGAACACCAGCGTCTCATCTGGCTTCAACTTCACGCTCCGGGCGAACATGGCCCGGCGCTCGTCGTCGAGGTCATCCGCGACGCACTCCGTGTAAGCAAGCGCGCCGTACTCCATCCAAAGCTTGCCAGCCTGACGAGACACCTTGCGGTAGGCGGCGAGGTTCTTCGTGGGGACCGGCAGCAGGAAACCGTCGACGTAGGCCATGAAGGCAGCGTAGCTCAAGCGGCGGGGCGGAAGCGCATCGCACTCCACACC is part of the Myxococcus landrumus genome and encodes:
- a CDS encoding DUF1428 domain-containing protein, which gives rise to MAYVDGFLLPVPTKNLAAYRKVSRQAGKLWMEYGALAYTECVADDLDDERRAMFARSVKLKPDETLVFSWILYKSRAERNRINKKVAADPRLKAPEAMPFDMKRMVWGGFKTLVQL